A genome region from Carya illinoinensis cultivar Pawnee chromosome 2, C.illinoinensisPawnee_v1, whole genome shotgun sequence includes the following:
- the LOC122301242 gene encoding pentatricopeptide repeat-containing protein At2g45350, chloroplastic, whose amino-acid sequence MLLCLNSSQPWNSALPTLILLPKCKTVNDVKQIHARLITTGLIENTSLTTKIILNFISSPQAPAVEFARYVFFTHHAFRILREHEDPFLWNAVIKSYSHGFEPRQALVLFSLMLENGVCVDKFTFSLVLKACSRLSLLKEGMQVHGLLKKMGIGLSLYLQNCVIGWYLRCGFVGYARQLFDRLPKPDSVSYNSMIDGYVKCGMIQSARDLFDCMPVEEKNLISWNSITSGYAQSKDGLDIAWDLFEKMPARDLVSWNTMIDGCVKHGKMEDAYRLFNRMPKRDVISWANMIDGYAKVGNVDVARSLFDRMPERDVVACNAMMAGYVQNGYCLEAIKIFHDMKSRSAMLPDDASLLIVISAIAQLGHTERGVSIHRHLEATGFSLNGKVGVALIDMYSKCGCIGSAISVFEDVEEKRIDHWNAMIGGFAIHGLGELAFDLLMEMEKLCVQPDDITFIGVLNACGHAGLVKEGLMCFELMRRFHKVKPKLQHYGCMVDIFCRAGRIEEARTFIEEMPIEPNDVIWRTFLSACKNEENWDIGEPIASHLIRLDSCNPSSYVLLSNMYAGRGMWKDVSRVRMMLKERNLKKIPGCSSIELDGTVHEFFVQDKSHPRVTEIYSMLNSL is encoded by the coding sequence ATGCTTCTCTGCTTAAACTCGTCTCAGCCATGGAACTCGGCCCTCCCAACTCTCATCCTCCTCCCGAAATGCAAAACTGTAAACGACGTAAAGCAAATCCATGCAAGGCTTATAACAACTGGGCTTATCGAAAACACTTCTCTCACCACCAAAATCATCCTCAATTTCATTTCTTCCCCTCAAGCGCCTGCCGTTGAATTCGCTCGCTACGTCTTCTTTACGCATCACGCTTTTCGAATTCTTCGCGAACACGAGGACCCGTTTCTTTGGAATGCGGTTATTAAGTCGTATTCGCATGGGTTTGAACCAAGACAAgctttggttttgttttctttgatgCTTGAGAATGGGGTTTGTGTGGATAAGTTTACTTTCTCTTTGGTGTTGAAAGCGTGTTCCCGTTTGAGTTTGTTGAAGGAAGGAATGCAGGTACATGGGCTGTTGAAGAAGATGGGAATCGGCTTGAGTTTGTATTTGCAGAATTGTGTAATCGGCTGGTATTTGAGATGCGGCTTTGTTGGATATGCTAGGCAATTATTTGATCGATTGCCAAAGCCAGACTCTGTTTCGTATAATTCGATGATCGACGGGTATGTGAAGTGTGGGATGATTCAATCCGCACGCGATTTGTTTGATTGTATGCCGGTGGAGGAGAAGAATTTGATATCTTGGAATTCAATTACTAGTGGGTATGCGCAATCTAAAGACGGGCTTGATATTGCATgggatttgtttgaaaaaatgcCTGCAAGAGACTTGGTCTCTTGGAACACAATGATTGATGGGTGTGTAAAACATGGGAAGATGGAAGATGCTTATCGTTTGTTTAATCGGATGCCAAAAAGGGATGTGATTAGCTGGGCAAATATGATCGATGGGTACGCAAAAGTGGGAAATGTTGATGTAGCTAGAAGTCTATTTGATCGGATGCCAGAAAGAGATGTTGTTGCCTGTAATGCCATGATGGCTGGCTATGTCCAAAATGGTTATTGCTTGGAAGCTATAAAAATCTTTCATGATATGAAAAGTAGGAGTGCAATGTTACCTGATGATGCCTCATTGTTGATTGTTATTTCTGCAATTGCCCAGTTAGGACACACTGAAAGAGGGGTTTCTATACATCGCCATCTAGAGGCAACTGGGTTCTCTTTGAATGGAAAAGTTGGCGTTGCCCTCATTGATATGTATTCTAAATGCGGCTGCATAGGGAGTGCTATATCAGTCTTTGAGGATgttgaagaaaaaagaattgatCATTGGAATGCTATGATTGGTGGATTCGCCATTCATGGCTTGGGTGAATTGGCTTTTGATTTGCTCATGGAGATGGAGAAGCTTTGTGTACAACCTGATGATATCACATTCATCGGAGTTTTAAATGCTTGTGGACATGCTGGCTTAGTGAAGGAAGGTCTGATGTGTTTTGAGCTTATGAGAAGATTTCACAAGGTGAAACCAAAACTGCAACACTACGGATGCATGGTGGACATTTTTTGCCGTGCTGGACGTATAGAAGAAGCCAGGACATTTATAGAGGAAATGCCCATTGAGCCAAATGATGTGATTTGGAGGACTTTTCTTAGTGCCtgtaaaaatgaagaaaattggGATATTGGAGAGCCCATAGCTAGCCATCTAATTAGGTTGGATTCTTGTAATCCAAGTTCTTATGTGCTTCTGTCTAATATGTATGCTGGCCGAGGTATGTGGAAGGATGTGAGTAGAGTTAGGATGATGCTAAAAGAAAGAAACCTGAAGAAAATTCCCGGTTGCAGTTCGATTGAACTCGATGGAACTGTCCATGAGTTTTTTGTGCAAGATAAGTCCCACCCTCGAGTTACAGAGATATATTCCATgttaaatagtttgtga
- the LOC122301241 gene encoding LRR receptor-like serine/threonine-protein kinase RGI5 codes for MIPSFSLLFPLLFLFLFPSPTIPSLTELPTLMAIKASLDPQNELLTSWIPNTDPCSGSFDGVACDKQGRVANISLQGKALSGTVPAALAELKSLTGLYLHFNALTGKIPKDIARLTQLSDLYLNVNNLSGEIPAEIGKMYNLQVLQLCCNRLTGGIPTQVGNMWRLSVLALQYNHLTGAIPASLGNLPMLTRLDLSFNRFFGPIPVTLVNAPILEVLDIRNNSLLGIVPSALKRLHGGFQYKNNPGLCGIGFSNLSICKATDGLNPNRPEPIEPGNPSTKTVPESVPLKSECSKNQCPQPSKPHQVGVVLGVIGVIIIALAVSGIFTFSWYRQQKQEIGSAIDTSDSRLRTDQVEEIYRKSTSPLISLEYSNGWDPMDKGRSGFSKEVLESFMFNLEDVERATQCFSKVNLLGKSNFSAMYKGILGDGSVIAIKCISKTSCKSDEAEFLKGLKILTSLKHENLVGLRGFCCSKGRGKCFLIYDFVPNGCLSEYLDVKGGSGKVLEWTARVSIINGIAKGIRYLHGNKPAIVHQNISAEKVLIDGWYNPLLSDSGLHKLLADDIVFSTLKASAAMGYLAPEYITTGHFTEKSNVFAFGMIIFQIIAGKRIITQLNRQGVESCRFDDFVDINLEGKFLESEAAKLGRIALLCTHENANQRPSMESVMQELNGPIGS; via the exons ATGATTCCTTCGTTCAGCCTCCTCTTCCCTctgctcttcctcttcctcttcccctcTCCGACCATTCCCTCACTCACCGAGCTTCCCACTCTCATGGCCATCAAGGCCTCTCTGGACCCTCAAAACGAGTTATTGACTTCATGGATCCCAAATACTGACCCATGCAGTGGATCTTTCGATGGCGTGGCCTGCGACAAGCAAGGCCGCGTGGCCAATATCTCTTTGCAAGGGAAGGCCCTCTCTGGTACAGTACCTGCAGCCTTGGCTGAGCTCAAAAGCTTGACTGGCTTGTACTTGCACTTCAATGCTCTTACTGGGAAAATACCGAAGGACATTGCCCGGTTGACCCAGCTCAGTGATTTGTATCTCAATGTCAATAATCTCTCCGGGGAGATTCCTGCCGAGATTGGCAAGATGTATAATCTTCAAG TTTTGCAGCTGTGCTGCAACCGGTTGACTGGGGGCATACCAACACAAGTGGGAAATATGTGGAGGCTCAGTGTTCTAGCTTTGCAATATAATCATTTGACCGGTGCAATTCCTGCAAGTTTGGGGAATTTGCCGATGTTAACGAGGTTGGATTTAAGCTTCAACAGGTTTTTTGGCCCTATTCCAGTAACCTTAGTTAATGCTCCCATTCTAGAAGTTCTTGACATACGAAATAACTCTCTCTTGGGCATCGTCCCTTCAG CTTTGAAGAGACTGCATGGTGGATTCCAGTACAAGAACAATCCAGGATTATGCGGTATTGGGTTTTCTAACTTAAGTATTTGCAAAGCTACAGATGGTTTAAACCCAAACAGACCAGAACCAATTGAACCTGGCAATCCTTCTACGAAAACTGTCCCTGAATCAGTGCCCTTAAAGTCTGAATGCAGCAAAAATCAGTGTCCACAACCATCAAAACCCCATCAAGTTGGTGTAGTTTTGGGGGTCATTGGAGTTATCATCATTGCTTTGGCTGTCAGCGGAATATTCACATTTTCCTGGTACCGTCAGCAAAAACAGGAAATTGGAAGTGCCATTGACACTTCAGATAGTCGGCTTAGAACTGACCAGGTGGAGGAAATTTATAGGAAGAGCACGTCACCTCTCATTAGTCTCGAGTATTCTAACGGATGGGACCCAATGGATAAAGGTCGAAGTGGGTTCTCTAAGGAAGTTCTTGAAAGCTTTATGTTCAATTTAGAGGACGTGGAACGTGCAACACAATGCTTCTCAAAGGTTAATTTGTTGGGGAAGAGCAATTTCTCTGCTATGTATAAGGGGATACTAGGAGATGGGTCTGTTATTGCAATAAAGTGCATTTCCAAGACAAGCTGTAAGTCCGATGAAGCTGAGTTCTTGAAGGGGTTGAAGATATTGACTTCATTGAAACATGAAAATCTTGTTGGGTTGAGAGGCTTCTGCTGTTCCAAAGGCAGGGGGAAGTGTTTTCTTATCTATGATTTTGTCCCAAATGGATGCCTGTCAGAGTATCTTGATGTCAAGGGTGGCAGTGGGAAGGTTCTTGAATGGACCGCCAGAGTATCTATCATTAATGGCATTGCCAAAG GTATTAGATATTTGCATGGAAACAAACCTGCTATAGTTCACCAGAATATATCAGCTGAGAAAGTGCTCATTGATGGGTGGTATAATCCTTTGCTCTCAGACTCGGGCCTGCACAAACTCCTTGCAGATGACATTGTCTTCTCCACGCTCAAAGCCAGTGCGGCCATGGGATACCTGGCTCCAGAATACATAACCACGGGCCACTTCACTGAAAAGAGCAATGTGTTTGCATTCGGTATGATTATATTTCAAATCATTGCTGGAAAGCGTATAATCACCCAGTTGAATCGCCAGGGGGTAGAATCGTGCAGATTTGACGATTTTGTTGACATAAACCTTGAAGGCAAGTTCTTGGAATCAGAAGCAGCGAAACTTGGGAGAATAGCTCTGCTTTGCACCCATGAGAATGCCAACCAACGGCCATCCATGGAAAGTGTGATGCAAGAACTAAATGGCCCTATTGGTTCTTGA
- the LOC122301246 gene encoding 40S ribosomal protein S13-like, with amino-acid sequence MGRMHSRGKGISASALPYKRTPPSWLKISYQDVEENICKFAKKGLTPSQIGVILRDSHGIAQVKTVTGSKILRILKAHGLAPEIPEDLYHLIKKAVSIRKHLERNRKDKDSKFRLILVESRIHRLARYYKKTKKLPPVWKYESTTASTLVA; translated from the exons ATGGGTCGCATGCACAGTCGAGG taaGGGTATTTCTGCTTCTGCTCTCCCTTACAAGAGGACACCACCAAGCTGGCTGAAGATCTCTTATCAAGAT GTCGAGGAGAACATCTGCAAATTTGCCAAGAAGGGTCTGACACCATCTCAAATTGGTGTTATTCTTAGGGATTCGCACGGGATTGCTCAGGTGAAGACTGTTACTGGAAGCAAGATTTTGCGTATACTGAAGGCCcatg GACTTGCTCCTGAAATTCCGGAGGATCTGTACCACCTCATAAAGAAAGCAGTCTCTATCCGCAAGCATTTGGAAAGGAATAGGAAGGACAAAGATTCCAAGTTTAGGTTAATTTTGGTTGAGAGCAGGATCCATCGCCTAGCTCGCTACTACAAAAAGACAAAGAAGCTGCCACCTGTATGGAAATA TGAATCTACCACAGCCAGCACTCTTGTGGCCTAG
- the LOC122301250 gene encoding glyoxylate/hydroxypyruvate reductase HPR3-like, with translation MEAHDNCQVNYEELPQILVLEPPPIMIFYGDQFLKNFRLLKAWESQLPLDQFLTIHAQSVQALLSPGRYLLTTDILQLLPSLQLVVTTSAGLDHINLPECRRRGISIANANDTYSADVADMAVGLLIDVFRKMSSADSFVRKGLWPTKGDFPLGSKLGGKRVGIVGLGSIGQEVAKRLHAFGCRISYSSRNKKPYVSYPFYPSVVQLAKDCDVLIVCCGLTQQTHHMINKDVMLALGKEGVVINVGRGPIIKEEELVQCLVQGELGGAGLDVFENEPNVPGELFTLDKVVLSPHRAVHTAETLMAMCELVKANFEAFFSNKPLPSPIVLNN, from the exons ATGGAAGCTCATGATAATTGTCAAGTAAACTATGAAGAGCTCCCACAAATCCTAGTCCTTGAACCACCACCAATCATGATTTTCTATGGGGACCAGTTCTTGAAAAACTTCAGATTGTTGAAAGCATGGGAGTCACAACTTCCGCTAGACCAATTCTTGACCATCCATGCACAGTCGGTTCAAGCCCTCCTCTCCCCCGGACGCTACCTGCTCACCACCGACATCCTCCAGCTGCTCCCCTCCCTGCAGCTTGTGGTTACCACCAGCGCTGGCCTTGATCACATCAACTTGCCAGAGTGCCGGAGGCGTGGAATTTCCATAGCCAATGCCAATGATACGTACTCAGCAGATGTTGCTGATATGGCTGTTGGACTATTGATTGATGTGTTCAGGAAGATGTCTTCTGCTGACTCGTTTGTGAGGAAAGGGCTTTGGCCTACTAAAGGAGACTTTCCTCTTGGCTCTAAG TTGGGAGGCAAGCGAGTTGGCATAGTTGGTTTAGGAAGCATTGGCCAAGAAGTGGCAAAAAGGCTCCATGCCTTTGGCTGCAGAATCTCATACAGCTCAAGGAACAAGAAGCCATACGTTTCATACCCTTTTTATCCCAGTGTTGTTCAACTTGCCAAAGATTGCGATGTGCTAATTGTCTGTTGTGGTCTAACCCAACAGACACACCACATGATCAATAAGGATGTCATGTTAGCATTGGGAAAGGAAGGCGTCGTCATTAATGTAGGACGTGGGCCGATAATCAAGGAGGAGGAACTGGTGCAGTGCTTGGTGCAGGGTGAGCTAGGAGGAGCTGGTTTGGATGTGTTCGAAAATGAGCCTAATGTTCCTGGAGAGCTTTTCACTTTGGATAAGGTTGTGTTATCACCACATAGGGCTGTTCACACTGCAGAGACTTTGATGGCAATGTGTGAACTTGTGAAAGCGAATTTTGAAGCTTTCttctcaaacaaacccttacCATCTCCTATCGTTTTGAATAATTGA
- the LOC122301249 gene encoding UDP-glucuronate 4-epimerase 3 — translation MSQLKPMSHLDNIPSTPGKFKMDKAPYIHRLRWHSSLAKLTFWSFVFLGLILLFFFRSPSSSPQSFDPSRRSLRTYNWGGPAWEKRVRSSARLRSRNGMSVLVTGAAGFVGTHVSTALKRRGDGVLGLDNFNDYYDPSLKRARQALLERTGVFIVEGDINDSTLLSKLFEVVAFTHVMHLAAQAGVRYAMENPGSYVHSNIAGLVSLLEVCKSANPQPAIVWASSSSVYGLNTKVPFSERDRTDQPASLYAATKKAGEEIAHTYNHIYGLSLTGLRFFTVYGPWGRPDMAYFFFTKDILKGKSISIFEAANHGTVARDFTYIDDIVKGCLAALDTAEKSTGSGGKKRGPAQLRVFNLGNTSPVPVSDLVNILERLLKAKAKRHIMKLPRNGDVQFTHANISLAERELGYKPSTDLQTGLKKFVRWYLNYYSGGKKAAG, via the coding sequence ATGTCCCAGCTGAAGCCAATGTCCCACCTCGACAACATTCCCTCAACTCCAGGAAAATTCAAGATGGACAAAGCCCCCTACATTCACAGACTCCGCTGGCACTCATCGCTCGCCAAGCTGACCTTCTGGTCCTTTGTGTTCCTGGGCTTGATCTTGCTCTTCTTCTTCCGATCCCCATCTTCTTCACCTCAATCCTTCGATCCTTCTCGCCGTTCTCTCAGGACCTACAACTGGGGTGGACCCGCCTGGGAAAAACGCGTCCGCTCCTCCGCCCGACTTCGCTCACGTAACGGCATGTCGGTGCTCGTAACGGGAGCTGCTGGGTTCGTCGGAACCCATGTATCCACCGCTCTCAAGCGCCGCGGAGACGGCGTGCTCGGCCTCGACAATTTCAACGACTACTACGATCCGTCATTGAAACGAGCTCGCCAAGCGCTTTTGGAGCGCACGGGCGTGTTCATTGTTGAAGGAGACATCAACGATTCAACGCTATTGAGTAAGCTTTTCGAAGTCGTTGCATTTACCCATGTGATGCATTTGGCTGCCCAAGCTGGAGTGAGGTATGCCATGGAAAATCCTGGCTCTTACGTGCATAGTAACATTGCTGGTCTTGTTAGTCTTTTAGAGGTTTGTAAATCTGCGAATCCACAACCCGCAATCGTGTGGGCGTCTTCCAGTTCAGTTTATGGACTTAATACTAAGGTACCCTTTTCGGAAAGAGACCGGACTGACCAGCCTGCTAGCCTGTATGCGGCTACTAAGAAGGCCGGTGAAGAAATTGCACATACTTACAATCATATATACGGCCTTTCACTTACTGGTTTGAGATTTTTCACGGTTTATGGTCCGTGGGGGAGACCCGATATGGCCTATTTCTTTTTCACGAAGGATATATTAAAGGGGAAGTCGATTTCGATCTTTGAAGCGGCTAATCATGGTACGGTCGCTAGGGACTTTACCTACATTGATGACATTGTGAAGGGGTGCTTGGCGGCATTGGATACCGCAGAGAAGAGCACTGGGAGTGGTGGGAAGAAGAGGGGCCCAGCTCAACTGCGGGTTTTCAATTTGGGCAATACTTCACCCGTGCCGGTTTCAGATCTTGTGAACATTTTAGAGAGGCTCTTGAAGGCGAAGGCCAAGAGACATATCATGAAGTTGCCACGAAATGGGGATGTCCAGTTTACTCACGCTAATATCAGCTTGGCTGAGAGGGAACTTGGTTATAAGCCCTCAACGGATCTGCAGACGGGCTTGAAGAAGTTTGTGAGGTGGTATCTCAATTACTATTCTGGTGGGAAAAAGGCTGCCGGCTGA